In Harpia harpyja isolate bHarHar1 chromosome Z, bHarHar1 primary haplotype, whole genome shotgun sequence, a single window of DNA contains:
- the LOC128137390 gene encoding epidermal differentiation-specific protein-like, with protein sequence MNRITVYERANFEGLSREFTCDVPDLHELDFGDCIASLKVVGQPWIAYTDPKYEGEPHAFEEGEYPSVGRPNSFSALRLVHHDLGDPQITLYEHPNFQGACKVVTEETNLAYGYFNDRVASHVVQRGVWLLYQHPGRGGWHCLAWPGERLADYKLELNFQARLSHLRPLRPGRPLVSARLLWEQKRVEAEREVLVDEIEGVNETESEQALAASSSREYGTTLWQSFHFSNATSLKAGLSFTLTVEASNIFTVQKGRSESSTRRERVEVQLPAKIPPRTALSIQVLRKEVTLSVPVLLTITQNEAIRTEMGEYRSVSGTNISARYTLKPLPAAGREQAAAEGMELVPGTRMEL encoded by the coding sequence ATGAACCGGATCACGGTGTACGAGCGTGCCAACTTTGAGGGGCTGAGCCGGGAGTTCACCTGCGACGTGCCCGACCTGCATGAGCTGGATTTTGGGGACTGCATCGCCTCCCTGAAGGTAGTGGGGCAGCCCTGGATCGCCTACACGGACCCCAAGTATGAAGGGGAGCCGCACGCCTTTGAGGAGGGCGAGTACCCCTCCGTGGGGCGGCCCAACAGCTTCTCGGCGCTGCGTCTTGTGCACCATGACCTGGGGGACCCCCAGATCACCCTCTACGAGCATCCCAATTTCCAAGGCGCCTGCAAGGTGGTGACGGAGGAGACCAACTTGGCATACGGGTACTTCAATGACCGGGTGGCCTCTCACGTAGTGCAGCGAGGGGTCTGGCTGCTCTACCAGCACCCTGGTCGTGGTGGTTGGCACTGCCTGGCATGGCCCGGCGAGCGTCTCGCCGACTACAAACTCGAGCTGAACTTCCAGGCTCGGCTGTCCCACCTGCGCCCGCTGCGACCCGGGCGGCCCCTGGTCTCGGCGCGTCTCCTCTGGGAGCAGAAGCGGGTGGAGGCAGAGCGGGAGGTGCTGGTGGATGAGATCGAAGGGGTGAACGAGACGGAGTCAGAGCAGGCACTGGCGGCCAGCAGCAGCCGGGAGTACGGCACCACACTCTGGCAGAGCTTCCACTTCAGCAACGCCACCAGCCTCAAAGCCGGGCTCTCCTTCACGCTGACCGTGGAAGCCTCCAACATCTTTACAGTGCAGAAAGGGCGCAGCGAATCCAGCACCCGCCGGGAACGCGTGGAGGTGCAGCTGCCGGCTAAGATTCCCCCACGCACAGCACTCAGCATCCAGGTCTTGCGGAAGGAGGTGACGCTCTCCGTCCCGGTCCTGCTCACCATCACCCAGAACGAAGCCATTCGTACGGAGATGGGCGAGTACCGCAGCGTCTCGGGTACCAACATCAGTGCCCGCTATACCTTGAagcctctgccagctgcaggcagggagcaagcaGCCGCTGAGGGGATGGAGCTGGTGCCTGGTACCAGGATGGAGCTGTAA